From Verrucomicrobiota bacterium, the proteins below share one genomic window:
- the rpmG gene encoding 50S ribosomal protein L33, with protein sequence MPREIVTLECTEARKEGKPPSRYLTTRNKKLQTEKVELMKYNRFLRRHTLHREIK encoded by the coding sequence ATGCCGAGAGAGATTGTCACCCTGGAGTGCACCGAAGCGCGCAAAGAAGGAAAGCCTCCGTCGCGTTATCTCACCACGCGAAACAAGAAGCTCCAGACGGAAAAAGTCGAGTTGATGAAATACAACCGCTTCCTCCGGCGCCACACGCTCCATCGCGAAATCAAGTAA